The nucleotide window ACACTGAAAGTCGGTCCAGTAGTAGATCTCGAGCGGCGCATCGGGCGAGCCCATAATCGGCTTTCCGGCGAGGTCGACGTCCAGCGGGGACGTCTCGTCGGTCGAGTGGAACGTCGCCGACTGGGCGTGGGCGGTGTCCTCGTCGGAGCGTGTAAGATAGTACGCGCCGCCAGCACCGAGTGTCACGACTGACCCGGCGAGGAAGGCGCGACGGGATGGCTGATCGAGCGACATCTGGTAGTGTGCAGTCGTTCACGGGACGTGACTGTAACGGACTCGTCGATTTGCTGAGTCAGCAAAACAGAGCCGCGCATTTCAGTTCCCCCTGCATCGGTTCACGTAGATGCTCTCGCGGAACTCGATTCGGGAACACCTGATGAACCTCTCCGCGGCGGTCTGGTACCCGTTCGAGACGTGGCGAGGAACGATCGGACTCCTCGTCGTCGCATTCGTGACGTACGTCCTCTTGATCTTGAGTACGATGCCGGAATTTTCGCTCCAGATGCTCGGCGACGGCGTCCACTGGTTCGAGTACGTCCTCGTCTCGTTGACGGAGACGGTGTACCGCACCGACGGCTGGACCGGACTGGGGACGATCGTCCTCTACGCGCTTCTCTCGGGCGTCGCCATCGTTAACGCCGCTGCACAGCTTCGTATCGTCGGCCTCTCGAGTCTCACCGACCTGTCCGGTGTGCTCCCCGGCCTCCTCGCATCGGGCTGTGCCAGCTGTGGCGCTGGACTGCTCGGTTTTCTCGGCTTTGCGGGCGGACTGGCAATGCTACCGTACGACGGCGCGTTGCTTCGCGTCGGTGGCCTCGCGCTTCTGGTGTTTTTCCTCGGGCGGGCTGGCCATCCCGAACAGTGTGCGATTCCGACGGAGGTGTCGCGATGACGGCCCCACGCACGCTCGGAGCGATCCGCTCGAATCCACGAGCAGTGTTGTGGGGAACGGTCGCCGCCGTCGGCGTCTTCTCGCTGGTCGGCCTCGTCACCGGACTCATCCCGAACCCGCTGTACGTTCGGATGGTTCCCCGGACACCGACAGATTACCTGTTTCTGATCCTGACCGCGCTGCTGGCGGGTGTCTACACCGCACAGCGGCTATCGACCGACGTCGTCGAGTCCGAACTCGAGGAAGACGACGCGGGCACGGGCTCCGAGGACCGCTGGGCGATGGGCGGGCTGGCTGGTGGCTTTCTGGCAGTCGGCTGTCCGATCTGTAACGCCTTCCTGCTCGCGCTGTTCAGTTCGTCCGCGCTGATGACGTACTTCGATCCGCTTCGGCCGCTGCTCGGTGCCATCTCCGTGGCGCTGCTGGCAGGGCTAATCTACACGCGCCACAAACGCACGTGTCCGACCTGTGCCACGTGATCGCGGACGCTCAGACGGTCTGCTGTCCCGGTTTACTGGTGCATCCGAAGGTGTGCCGGAACTGTCTTACAGTCGTCCGTCTCACTCGGACTCCTTCCAGTCGCCGGCCTCTGTCTCGCGAAACTCCTCTTTCGCCTCGCGCTCGCGCGGCCAGAACGCGAGCACGAGAACGCCGACGTAGAACGTTCCGACGACCCCTGCGACGACCGCGCCGGGGGCAGACGCGATGGCCGCGGTATCGGGAAAGTTCTCGCCCGGCGCGAAGGCGGTGACGCGAAAGAGCCACGCGAGACAGAGCACGGTCAGCAGTGCGAAGTAGATGCGCCGCAGCCGGTTCGAGATCGCCTCGAGCAGCGTGATCTTCAACGTCGGTCGCCGGTAGTCGTCACTGAGATCGGTTCGCCAGTCACTGTGTTCGTCGCGTTGGGATGGATCCAGTGTCGTCGCGAGGAAGTTCTGCTGGAGGAGTCGCACGCGAGCACGATAGACGTCGTAGTCGCGATATCGCCGCGCCTCGATCAGGAGACGGCCACACCCCAACGAGGACGATGTAGTGGGGGTTGTCGGGGCTCGAGAACGCCCACGTGAGGATCGCGGCATCACCGTGACGCTCCACGTCGTCGTTTGGTCGAGCCGCGAACACCAGGTCGTCTCGCGGGCGAGTTCCCCGCGATAGGCGTGACCCAGAACCGCATTCAGCACCGAGAGATCGTAACCGAACTCCCGTCTCGGTTCGGTCTGCGTGGACTCGTCGTCGGTGGTGTCGGTCATCAGTTGCGCACTGCTTCCACGACTGGCGAGAAATATAGTCGCCACCGAACGTCAATGCACACCCGATCGCACAGCTGTCGTGCGATCAGATGTGAATCGTTTCAGTTGTTCCGATAATTAATAGCACGGTTTTTTATTCAGTTTGATGCATGAAACTCGCGGTCAGTACAGAGGTTCCATGCAGCACGGCGGCTTCTTTTCTTTCGTGCCGGAGACGTTGAACCAGCTGCTCACTGAGCCTGTGAATTGAGTGTTTTGGGTTACCGAGGAGTCCGAACACTGTCCCGTCTTCGGTTCCGTTTCTCGAGAGAGAGTTCCAACGATTCCCGCACCGATAATCGGGGAATGAACATCCCAACAAAGGCTCTTGTGACGTCAGGACTCGCGCCACTTGTGGCCGCACTCGACGCAGGTGAACAGCCGAACCTCGTAGGAGCCGCCCGGCTTCGGCATCAACTCGTAGTAGGCCCGGTCGCTGTCGCAGTCGTCCGCCAGACAGGGCTCCTGCATCGTCTCGGTGGAGCCCTGGGTCGCGTCGGCCACGGCGGGTGCCCCGTCGTCCCGCTGTCCATCCTGGGTCGCCATCGTTGCTTCTGCTTGCGAGTCCCGCGGCTCCTCGTTCTCACAGGAGCGACACACCCACGTGTCGCCCTCCGTGTGCATCATCGAACCACACTCGTCACAGAATTTCATATAAAGTAGGGATACACGGTTGTCGGATATATGTGTTAACTTCCGATCCGTTGTGGATTTCAGGCAACTGCTCATGCTGACTGTACTGAGTTATCGAAGAAGCAACAGGCAACGTTTGATCTTGCCTGACATCTATCAACTGGCCACGGGGTGTAGTAGATATGGCTCAGAATCTCGGGACGAAAGTGGACGTCGGTGTCGGAGTCATCGGAATTATAGCGGGAATACTCGTCGTCATACAATTACCAGCCGCTCATTAGTATCACGAAACGACACTCTTGTCCGCTGACATCGGAATTTTACTGCCTCTATTCGGAATAAAAACACTAGCGGAGTTACAGCGGTAGTGTACTTCGTGTTTACTCTGTACTGGCCGAATCAGACAGCTCCGGTTCTCGGTGTGCGACGTGCTGCATACGCACACATCGTTACCGAATCACCTGTTTCAGTTTCGGGTGCGAGACTGAATACAGCAATTGTGCTACTATCTACTGATAACGCCAGTCGAGTACGCGGCCACGCGACGATAATCGAGCGGTCCCAGCATGAACAATCTGAGCGAGGACCGCAATCTGGCCCACCAATATTGTGCATTTTGTACAAAACACTCAAGTACTGTCGGCTCATTGGTTCGATAATGACTGAAACAGCACCTTCGGAGACGGTCGGCGATGGAAGCGGTCCCCAGAAACCCGTCCAACTGGACAGCGTCGCCGACTACGACGAGTTGCTCGAGACACACGACCTCGTGTTGCTCGAGTTCGTCACGTCGGGTTGTGGGATCTGTGCGTCGATGGAGCCGGTGCTCAGCGCAGTCGCTCGCAGCGCACCGGGTGCCGTCGCAACGGTAAACGCCGGCCTCGTTCCGGACGTTGCCGACGAGTACCAGATCCGCAGTGTCCCAACGCTCGTCGTCTTGAAAGACGGCGAGGAGGTCGCGCGCCTCGACGACGGCTTCCAGAGCGCAGAGACGGTCGTCGAACTGCTCGAGACGCACGCAGCGTAACGGGATTTGTCGAACGAAGGCGGCAGTAGTGCACACAAAATTCAATATCGACTGTGGTGCTGACTCGAGTCAGCACCGATCGCTCGACCAGTGAAGCTCGAGTCGCGTTCAGTTAGGATGCTCGTCAAACGCCCGAAACGAGCGTGTGGTTGCTCGAGTCGGAATCAACTCGTGACCGCGAGCCGTTCGTCAGGTCGCTTTTCGGCCGAGACATCTTTTTCCACGACGAAATCCTCGAGTACGAGCACGTCGAGGCCCATTCCGTAGAAGTCCTTGATCGCCTGTGTCGGCGTCCGGACGATCGGTTCGGCGTGGTCGTTGAACGAGGTGTTGAGGACGACTGGCACGCCGGTGATGTCGGCGAACTCGGAAATGAGTCGGTGATAGCGCGGGTGCTGGTCCTCGCGGACGGTCTGGGGACGCGTCGAATCGTCGGCTGGATGGAGGACGGCCTCGAGGTCGTCTCGCTTCTCGGGGTGGACGTCGTAGGCGTCGATCATGAACGGGGCGGGCTGGCCGTCGACGAGATCTTCCGCGGCGGCCTCCTCGAGCATCGACGGGGCGAACGGTCGCCACTCCTCGCGGTGTTTGACGAACCGGTTGACCCGATCCCGCGACTCGATCGACCGCGGATCGGCGAGAATGCTTCGGGCCCCGAGCGCTCGCGGGCCGAGTTCCATCCGTCCCTGGAACCAGCCGACGAGGTCGCCGTCGGCGAGTCGTTGGGCGACGTACCGCTCGAGTTCGTCGGGTTCCGCGTACGGAATCTTGTTCGTCTCG belongs to Natronorubrum aibiense and includes:
- a CDS encoding DUF2270 domain-containing protein → MTDTTDDESTQTEPRREFGYDLSVLNAVLGHAYRGELARETTWCSRLDQTTTWSVTVMPRSSRGRSRAPTTPTTSSSLGCGRLLIEARRYRDYDVYRARVRLLQQNFLATTLDPSQRDEHSDWRTDLSDDYRRPTLKITLLEAISNRLRRIYFALLTVLCLAWLFRVTAFAPGENFPDTAAIASAPGAVVAGVVGTFYVGVLVLAFWPREREAKEEFRETEAGDWKESE
- a CDS encoding RPA12/RPB9/RPC11 RNA polymerase family protein, which gives rise to MKFCDECGSMMHTEGDTWVCRSCENEEPRDSQAEATMATQDGQRDDGAPAVADATQGSTETMQEPCLADDCDSDRAYYELMPKPGGSYEVRLFTCVECGHKWRES
- a CDS encoding thioredoxin family protein, with amino-acid sequence MTETAPSETVGDGSGPQKPVQLDSVADYDELLETHDLVLLEFVTSGCGICASMEPVLSAVARSAPGAVATVNAGLVPDVADEYQIRSVPTLVVLKDGEEVARLDDGFQSAETVVELLETHAA